The following proteins come from a genomic window of Aquimarina sp. MAR_2010_214:
- a CDS encoding GNAT family N-acetyltransferase, whose protein sequence is MNHKEINIRQLQESDKSQLARLANNSNISNNLRDYFPNPYDDEDAESFIKMTIAQDPTTSFGIEFEGELCGVISLILQNDIYRKSAEIGYWLGEPYWGKGITTKAVSQITEYGFEKLNLIRIYAGIIEYNTSSMRVLEKSGFKMEGIFQKAIIKNDKIWDEHRYYILNKGYIKNKDKQL, encoded by the coding sequence ATGAATCATAAAGAAATAAATATAAGACAGCTTCAAGAATCGGACAAATCACAATTGGCAAGACTCGCCAACAATAGCAATATATCAAATAACTTAAGAGATTATTTTCCTAACCCTTATGATGATGAGGATGCCGAATCCTTTATTAAGATGACAATAGCACAGGATCCTACGACAAGCTTCGGGATAGAATTTGAAGGAGAACTTTGCGGAGTCATATCACTTATACTACAAAATGATATTTATAGAAAATCAGCAGAAATAGGATATTGGTTAGGAGAACCCTATTGGGGTAAAGGGATTACTACAAAAGCCGTAAGTCAAATAACCGAATATGGATTTGAAAAATTAAACCTGATCAGAATATATGCAGGAATTATCGAATATAATACAAGTTCGATGAGGGTTCTCGAAAAAAGTGGATTTAAAATGGAAGGAATATTCCAAAAAGCGATTATTAAGAATGATAAAATTTGGGATGAACATAGGTACTACATTTTAAATAAAGGGTACATAAAGAATAAAGATAAACAGTTGTGA
- a CDS encoding multidrug effflux MFS transporter, producing MNKKTHSLSITEFVSLMATLMALVALAIDALLPALDEIANTLTTEETNNTQLIISILFLGLATGQLFFGTLSDFIGRKPAICLGVSIFIIGCLISFCSKNLEYMLIGRLFQGIGLSGPRIISVALIRDQYEGLAMARIMSFVMSIFIIVPAIAPALGQGILFFVTWRYIFLMLIIVALAALFWFMIRQPETLPKEQRKSFSIMNIANIISKICTNRTSFGYTVVTGLVSGIFLGFLSSIQQIFQSYNYSHLFVGCFAILALFIGSASLINAKAVLRYGVRHMVGVALVTLSLTSFIFLLSNLYYPLNFWSIMTYFMISLFSIGILFGNLSALAMEPLGAIAGIGSSVVGSLSTFISVPFGILIGFSYNGSAIPLIIGFFILSSLSLGIMYWIEKK from the coding sequence ATGAACAAAAAAACGCATTCATTATCAATTACTGAATTTGTTTCTCTTATGGCTACTCTTATGGCTCTTGTAGCGTTAGCTATAGACGCCTTACTACCTGCATTAGACGAGATTGCAAATACCTTAACAACCGAAGAAACCAATAACACACAATTAATCATTTCGATTCTTTTTCTAGGTCTTGCGACTGGGCAACTGTTTTTTGGGACATTGTCTGATTTTATTGGACGAAAACCTGCTATATGCCTTGGGGTTTCAATTTTCATTATAGGATGTCTAATTTCTTTTTGTTCCAAAAACTTAGAGTATATGCTTATTGGTAGATTATTTCAAGGAATAGGATTATCAGGCCCTCGAATAATAAGCGTAGCTCTAATTCGCGATCAATATGAAGGTTTGGCCATGGCTAGAATTATGTCTTTTGTAATGTCTATATTTATAATTGTCCCCGCAATTGCTCCTGCATTAGGTCAAGGAATTTTATTTTTTGTAACCTGGCGGTACATCTTTCTTATGCTAATTATTGTGGCATTGGCAGCTCTATTTTGGTTTATGATTCGACAACCCGAGACATTACCTAAAGAACAACGAAAATCATTTTCAATAATGAATATCGCCAACATCATTTCTAAAATTTGCACAAACAGGACTTCTTTTGGGTATACAGTCGTGACTGGTTTGGTCTCTGGTATTTTTCTAGGTTTTTTAAGTTCTATTCAACAAATTTTCCAATCTTATAATTATAGCCATTTGTTTGTTGGTTGTTTTGCTATTCTTGCTCTTTTTATAGGAAGCGCATCTTTAATAAATGCAAAAGCTGTACTACGATATGGTGTACGGCATATGGTGGGAGTAGCACTAGTGACTCTTAGTTTAACTTCATTTATTTTCTTATTATCAAATCTATATTATCCATTAAATTTTTGGAGTATTATGACCTATTTTATGATTTCTTTGTTTTCTATTGGTATTTTGTTTGGAAACTTAAGTGCATTAGCCATGGAACCTTTGGGTGCTATTGCAGGTATCGGAAGTTCTGTAGTTGGTTCATTATCAACATTTATCTCGGTTCCGTTTGGGATCTTAATAGGGTTTAGTTATAATGGTTCAGCAATTCCTTTAATTATAGGCTTTTTTATTCTTAGTTCATTATCATTAGGAATAATGTACTGGATAGAAAAGAAATAA
- a CDS encoding AraC family transcriptional regulator, protein MKFKTHQLDINRKYNNGIVVDRLSHDNPYDSNQVHRHNYYEILFFFNANGGEQKIDFKDYKIKSKTIYTIAPGQIHLLKRNPNENGISIQFSKEFLLLNFSAAHLEWMDLLQKYTELTLTNSKYDELFVLTQKLLLVFDSRDEFSFQKITNYFSLILIEILEFINQEYQDDVNQQNNTALQFISLVQKHFRKKRMVKEYALLMNISINKLTKEIGNSFGKSPKEIIQEHLLLEIKRLLAVNELSHKEISYLLNFDSQNSYNRFITNHTKHTPSELKKELAEIHK, encoded by the coding sequence ATGAAATTCAAAACCCATCAACTCGATATTAACAGAAAATATAATAACGGAATCGTTGTTGATAGGCTTTCTCATGATAACCCTTATGATAGTAATCAAGTTCATAGGCATAATTATTACGAAATTCTTTTCTTTTTTAATGCAAACGGTGGGGAACAAAAAATAGATTTCAAAGATTATAAAATCAAGAGTAAGACAATTTATACTATTGCACCTGGGCAGATACATTTATTAAAAAGGAATCCAAACGAAAATGGAATTTCAATTCAATTTTCAAAAGAATTTTTGTTATTGAACTTTTCTGCCGCTCATTTAGAATGGATGGATTTACTTCAAAAGTATACAGAGTTAACTCTTACAAATTCAAAATACGATGAATTATTCGTATTGACTCAAAAATTACTTCTTGTTTTTGACAGTAGAGATGAGTTCTCTTTTCAAAAAATCACCAATTATTTCAGTTTGATATTAATTGAAATTCTTGAATTTATAAATCAGGAATATCAAGACGATGTCAATCAACAGAACAATACTGCTTTACAGTTTATATCACTAGTACAAAAACATTTTAGAAAAAAAAGAATGGTGAAAGAGTATGCATTATTAATGAATATCTCTATTAATAAACTCACCAAGGAAATTGGAAATTCCTTCGGGAAATCTCCAAAAGAAATCATTCAAGAACATCTATTATTAGAAATAAAGCGACTTCTAGCTGTAAATGAATTGTCTCATAAAGAAATATCTTACCTATTAAATTTTGATAGTCAAAATTCGTATAACCGCTTTATAACTAATCACACAAAACATACTCCATCTGAATTAAAAAAGGAATTGGCTGAAATTCATAAATAA
- a CDS encoding peptidylprolyl isomerase, which translates to MKKLNLLFLAIIALALNSCNEKYPDLQEGVYAEIITNKGTAVAKLHYDLTPMTVANFVSLAEGTNTMVDSTYIGKKFYNGIIFHRVIKDFMIQTGDPLGTGTGDPGYKFPDEIVDSLSHKSKGILSMANSGPDTNGSQFFITLKETPWLNGKHTVFGEIVLGQDIIDSIGVTKTGAGDKPEEEIKMMEVNIIRKGSDAKAFNTETAFTDKIKVLEKEKAEKERVKKERNEAIAAKFNEQKSTATKLESGLEIVFTNQGDGQQPKQGEIVNINYAGYYTDGRVFDTNIAEKAKELGVFDERRAADPRGYAPAPMQYSLEAKMIAGFKEGILQLKNVGSKAILFVPSHLAYGERGNRGIPPNTDLIFEVELMSIQSQKETK; encoded by the coding sequence ATGAAAAAATTAAATTTATTATTCTTAGCTATTATTGCATTAGCACTCAACAGTTGTAATGAAAAATACCCAGACTTGCAAGAAGGTGTTTATGCTGAAATCATTACAAACAAAGGTACTGCAGTAGCAAAATTACACTATGATCTTACTCCTATGACAGTTGCTAACTTTGTTTCTCTGGCAGAAGGCACCAATACTATGGTAGATAGCACCTATATAGGAAAGAAATTTTATAACGGAATTATATTTCACAGAGTGATCAAAGATTTTATGATCCAGACCGGGGATCCTTTAGGAACCGGTACAGGAGATCCAGGGTATAAATTTCCTGATGAGATTGTGGATTCACTTTCTCACAAATCAAAAGGAATTTTATCTATGGCAAATTCTGGCCCAGATACCAATGGTAGTCAATTTTTTATTACATTAAAAGAAACCCCATGGTTAAATGGAAAACACACCGTTTTTGGAGAAATCGTTTTGGGACAGGACATTATTGATAGCATTGGTGTTACAAAAACAGGCGCTGGAGATAAGCCTGAAGAAGAGATAAAAATGATGGAAGTTAATATCATTCGTAAAGGTTCGGATGCTAAAGCTTTTAATACAGAAACTGCGTTTACAGACAAGATAAAAGTTCTTGAAAAAGAAAAGGCCGAAAAAGAAAGAGTAAAAAAAGAGCGCAATGAAGCTATTGCTGCTAAGTTTAATGAGCAGAAAAGCACAGCAACAAAATTAGAAAGTGGTCTTGAAATTGTATTTACAAATCAGGGAGATGGGCAACAACCCAAGCAAGGAGAAATTGTGAATATAAATTATGCAGGATATTATACAGACGGAAGAGTCTTTGATACTAATATTGCTGAAAAGGCAAAAGAACTTGGTGTTTTTGACGAACGTAGAGCTGCAGATCCAAGAGGATATGCTCCTGCACCAATGCAATATTCTCTTGAAGCAAAAATGATTGCTGGTTTTAAAGAAGGTATATTGCAGTTAAAAAATGTTGGCTCTAAAGCTATACTTTTTGTTCCTTCTCATCTTGCTTATGGTGAAAGAGGTAATCGAGGAATCCCTCCAAATACCGATCTTATTTTTGAGGTAGAATTAATGAGTATACAAAGTCAGAAAGAAACAAAATAA
- the gldI gene encoding gliding motility-associated peptidyl-prolyl isomerase GldI yields the protein MRLALHTLCLLFLFSSCKTPEARRPISIKSGSFISESINRNKELAAREEGRIQKIINEDSTNNYITSETGFWYFYTKKDTISTTTPQFGDIVTFDYNLKDLGGTVIYSQQELNTTTYRIDKEELFLGLREGLKLMKQGEMVTFLFPSYQAYGYYGDDNKIGTNIPLIAEVTLNTITKESTTEN from the coding sequence ATGAGATTAGCCCTTCACACGCTCTGTCTTCTTTTTTTATTTTCTTCATGTAAAACACCTGAAGCTCGAAGACCAATAAGCATTAAATCCGGCTCTTTTATTAGTGAATCTATTAATCGTAATAAAGAACTCGCCGCAAGAGAAGAGGGTAGAATTCAAAAAATTATTAATGAAGACTCTACTAACAATTATATAACTTCAGAAACAGGTTTCTGGTATTTCTATACTAAAAAAGATACCATATCTACTACCACACCACAATTTGGAGATATAGTAACCTTCGATTATAACTTAAAAGATTTAGGTGGTACTGTAATTTATTCGCAACAAGAACTAAATACAACTACTTATCGTATTGACAAAGAAGAACTTTTTTTAGGTCTTAGAGAAGGATTAAAACTTATGAAACAAGGTGAAATGGTAACATTTCTCTTTCCTTCTTATCAAGCATATGGATATTATGGGGATGATAATAAGATTGGCACAAATATTCCGTTAATAGCAGAAGTAACACTTAATACAATTACAAAAGAATCAACAACAGAAAATTAA
- a CDS encoding bifunctional oligoribonuclease/PAP phosphatase NrnA — MNTNETNKIRRLLSTSKNIVIVTHKNPDGDAIGSSLALYHYLISFGHDVTVITPNDYPLFLKWIPGEDTILKYDNATKNALSKIEKADLIFTLDFNHFSRSGDMENVLAKTKATFIMIDHHQQPDDYAEVTYSDPSMSSTCQMIYHFIEKLNDLDKITSEAATCIYVGIMTDTGSFRYRSTTSTTHKVLADLIDRGADNTRIHENIYDTNTLSKIQLKGIALNNLRVLPEYKTAFITLSQKELDQHSFKKGDTEGFVNFGLSIKGIKFAAIFIENKGEEIIKISLRSKGDFSVNEFSRNHFEGGGHNNAAGGRSNLSLSDTVEKFISILPTYKKVLNQ, encoded by the coding sequence ATGAATACTAATGAAACAAACAAGATAAGAAGACTTCTGTCTACTTCAAAAAATATTGTTATTGTAACCCATAAAAACCCTGATGGGGATGCTATAGGTTCTAGTCTGGCATTATATCATTATCTTATTTCTTTTGGACATGATGTTACGGTTATTACGCCAAATGATTATCCTCTTTTTTTAAAATGGATCCCTGGCGAAGATACTATCCTTAAGTATGATAATGCTACTAAAAATGCCCTTTCTAAAATCGAAAAAGCAGATCTTATCTTTACTTTAGATTTTAATCATTTTTCTAGAAGCGGTGATATGGAAAATGTTTTGGCAAAAACCAAAGCCACCTTTATTATGATTGATCATCATCAACAACCCGATGATTACGCAGAAGTAACTTATAGTGATCCAAGTATGAGTTCTACTTGTCAGATGATATATCATTTCATAGAAAAACTGAATGATCTGGATAAAATCACTTCAGAGGCCGCAACCTGTATTTATGTCGGAATAATGACAGATACTGGGTCTTTTAGATATAGATCTACAACGAGTACCACTCATAAAGTACTAGCTGATCTGATCGATCGAGGAGCAGATAATACCAGAATTCATGAAAACATTTATGATACTAATACACTGTCCAAAATTCAATTAAAAGGTATTGCATTAAATAACCTAAGAGTACTACCAGAATATAAGACAGCATTCATCACTTTATCTCAAAAAGAACTGGATCAACATAGTTTCAAAAAAGGGGATACTGAAGGTTTTGTAAATTTTGGACTTTCTATAAAAGGAATTAAATTTGCCGCCATCTTTATAGAAAATAAAGGAGAAGAGATTATTAAAATCTCTTTACGCTCTAAGGGTGATTTTTCGGTAAACGAATTCTCTAGAAATCATTTTGAAGGAGGTGGTCACAATAACGCTGCTGGAGGTAGAAGTAATCTATCATTATCTGATACTGTTGAAAAATTTATTAGTATCTTACCAACTTATAAAAAAGTCCTGAATCAATGA
- a CDS encoding alkaline phosphatase D family protein has protein sequence MRYIDHFLVVFFCVIQLSFSQDKTSSPDFVIAFGSCNNQNSSQPFWNEILKNSPDLFIWGGDNIYADSDDMSKIKNDYRIQNSNPDYQKLKKVVPVMATWDDHDYGKNDAGVEWYKKEESQQLFLDFLEVAKNAPIRAQNGIYTSRVFEIEKGSVKVIVLDTRFFRSALRKSTEEGRRYEPYENNEGTVLGAAQWKWLEKELASNYSDFVLIVSSIQFLSSEHGFETWGNFPHEVKRLNDILINKGVRNAILLSGDRHISEFSMTRIKGLKYPLIDFTSSGLTHSYTGYKGESNRHRIGRVISTPSFGTLKFDLDSYTVTMQIRGENNIVLQEFKKQYPKN, from the coding sequence ATGAGATATATTGATCATTTTCTTGTTGTATTCTTTTGTGTAATTCAATTATCTTTTTCACAAGACAAAACATCATCACCTGATTTTGTTATAGCCTTCGGAAGCTGTAATAACCAGAACAGTTCTCAGCCTTTCTGGAATGAGATCTTAAAGAATAGCCCAGATCTATTTATTTGGGGCGGAGATAATATCTATGCAGATTCTGATGATATGTCTAAAATAAAAAATGATTATAGAATACAAAACAGTAATCCTGATTATCAAAAATTAAAGAAAGTAGTTCCTGTAATGGCTACTTGGGATGATCATGATTATGGTAAAAATGACGCAGGAGTAGAGTGGTATAAAAAAGAAGAAAGTCAACAATTATTTCTAGATTTTTTAGAGGTTGCAAAAAATGCCCCTATAAGAGCTCAGAATGGGATTTATACTTCTCGGGTTTTCGAAATTGAAAAAGGGAGCGTAAAAGTGATCGTTCTGGATACCCGATTTTTTAGATCTGCTTTAAGAAAAAGTACAGAAGAAGGAAGACGTTATGAACCATATGAAAATAATGAGGGAACTGTATTGGGAGCAGCGCAATGGAAATGGTTAGAAAAAGAGTTGGCATCCAATTATTCTGATTTTGTTCTTATTGTGAGTAGTATTCAATTTTTATCATCAGAACATGGTTTTGAAACTTGGGGAAATTTTCCTCACGAGGTAAAACGACTAAATGATATCCTAATAAATAAAGGAGTGAGAAATGCAATATTGCTCAGTGGAGACCGACATATTTCTGAGTTTTCTATGACAAGGATAAAAGGGCTTAAATACCCGTTAATTGATTTCACCTCTAGTGGTTTAACTCATTCTTATACAGGATACAAGGGGGAGTCTAATAGACATAGGATTGGGCGAGTAATTTCAACTCCAAGTTTTGGAACGTTAAAATTTGATCTTGATTCTTATACCGTAACCATGCAGATTCGAGGTGAAAATAATATTGTATTACAAGAGTTTAAAAAACAATATCCCAAAAATTAG
- a CDS encoding nucleoside-diphosphate kinase, which translates to MATNRTFTMLKPDAVRKGYIGGIIEQITASGFRIVAMKLTQLTTDDAAAFYAVHKERPFYGELVEYMTSGPIVAAILEKENAVEDFRTLIGATNPEEAAEGTIRKKYATSISENAVHGSDSDENAAIEGAFHFSGREQF; encoded by the coding sequence ATGGCAACAAACAGAACTTTTACAATGCTTAAACCGGATGCGGTAAGAAAAGGATATATTGGAGGAATTATTGAGCAAATTACTGCTTCAGGGTTTAGAATTGTAGCAATGAAATTAACTCAACTCACTACAGATGATGCAGCAGCATTTTATGCAGTTCATAAGGAACGTCCTTTTTATGGAGAATTAGTAGAATATATGACAAGTGGTCCAATTGTAGCGGCTATTTTAGAAAAAGAAAATGCTGTAGAAGATTTCAGAACTTTAATAGGCGCAACAAATCCTGAAGAAGCTGCAGAAGGAACTATTCGTAAAAAGTATGCTACTTCTATTAGTGAAAACGCTGTACATGGTAGTGATAGTGATGAAAATGCTGCTATTGAAGGAGCTTTTCATTTTTCAGGAAGAGAGCAGTTCTAA
- a CDS encoding C1 family peptidase — protein MKKLFFINCMFLFLSIGYAQKTHPDYSITDKISLQCNPVISQGKTGTCWSFSTTSYIESEVARLGHGVHNLSELFQVRNTYTDKARNYILRQGKAQFSEGALSHDVIKSIRKYGIIPNEIYTGFAGNIAERHDHSELIKLLTNMVDNAVKHKILSKNWWKSYEAMLDIYIGKRPNTFNYNNKTYTPIEFAKELGIDANNYITLTSFTHHPMNSNFILEIPDNFSNGIYHNIPLDELQQVVDHALKEGYTVAWDGDVSEIGFSQKSGLAILTNEKKRENAFKEYAEEEKVTSESRQREFENYNTTDDHLMHLVGKGVDKKGKTYYKIKNSWGVKGAQHGYLYMSEAYFRMKTVGILLHKDGIPKKIKEQI, from the coding sequence ATGAAAAAACTCTTTTTTATTAATTGCATGTTTCTATTTTTATCTATAGGATATGCTCAAAAAACACATCCTGATTATAGCATCACAGATAAAATATCTCTTCAATGTAATCCTGTTATTAGTCAAGGAAAAACAGGTACCTGCTGGAGTTTTTCTACCACCTCTTATATCGAGTCAGAGGTTGCTCGTTTAGGACATGGAGTTCACAATTTATCAGAATTATTTCAGGTTAGAAATACATATACTGATAAAGCAAGAAATTATATCTTAAGACAAGGAAAGGCTCAGTTTAGCGAAGGAGCACTCTCACATGATGTTATAAAATCTATTCGCAAATACGGGATTATTCCTAATGAAATTTATACGGGTTTTGCTGGAAATATTGCAGAACGTCATGATCATAGTGAGTTAATTAAATTATTAACCAATATGGTTGATAATGCGGTAAAACACAAAATTCTTTCAAAAAACTGGTGGAAAAGTTACGAAGCAATGTTAGATATCTATATTGGAAAAAGACCTAACACTTTTAACTATAATAATAAGACGTATACCCCTATTGAATTTGCTAAAGAACTCGGGATTGATGCAAATAACTACATCACGTTAACTTCTTTCACCCATCACCCCATGAATAGTAATTTCATTCTAGAAATTCCAGATAATTTCTCTAATGGTATATACCATAACATTCCACTTGATGAGTTACAACAAGTAGTTGATCATGCTTTAAAAGAAGGGTATACTGTAGCCTGGGATGGAGATGTAAGTGAAATCGGGTTTTCTCAAAAAAGTGGTTTAGCAATTCTTACTAATGAAAAAAAACGTGAAAATGCATTTAAAGAGTATGCTGAAGAAGAGAAAGTTACTTCCGAATCTCGGCAAAGAGAATTCGAAAACTACAATACTACAGATGATCACTTAATGCATTTAGTTGGAAAAGGAGTTGATAAAAAAGGAAAAACGTATTATAAAATCAAAAACTCGTGGGGAGTCAAAGGGGCTCAACATGGGTATCTTTATATGTCTGAAGCATATTTTAGAATGAAAACCGTAGGGATTTTACTTCATAAAGATGGTATTCCTAAAAAAATAAAAGAACAGATATAA
- a CDS encoding TonB-dependent receptor plug domain-containing protein, which produces MIRLLCVCLLLCSISVSSQEEAKVITINNKPLPSVIPIIEEFYNLKFSYIDTLIEDENISLILNSEDSLDNLIKQLQQQTKLKFKITGKNFVTISALDKRDRITVCGYILDEEQKPLKDIGIFFKANRTNVTTDNKGYFESSQVPYNSVILISAPGFRQRILNSKSFLTDECIKINLTNAHEEILDEVFIQEYLAKGITQNKEVIHIDLNNVEVLPGRTEPDILQTIQLTPGVNNPFETASGLFVRGSSPNQNLVLWNGIKTYHQGHLFGMLSAFNPYVAKEVNFSKSGVSAQYGDRIAGVIDIKSENQIAERFSGGAGFNMINADIVAHIPVLQDKISIQVSGRRSYTDVLKTFTYKQLSDRVFQNTKIAETDPLNDEDNDFFYLDYNANLILQPSDSDKIEINTIYSKNDLDFRRSDTTESFNDELTTENEGYNFKWSHVYSNNFNTKVSGYYTKYLLNYQFITRNLGAITEIESKKNSIGDFGAELGLNYKISKYQSISGGYQLSNNTIKYAFVTATPGYQLILDEDDSFLNTHAAYAEYTLDNPKSFYVSVGLRFNFYAELDKTYIEPRIFAQKYITKNWEVNTSLEYRSQATSQIQESVVSDLSLENKVWTLANNDQFPVISSYQFTLGSSFRKNKWYLDIDGYYKQIEDITTLTSGFINPIDNTYHIGESRVFGVDFFLKKRFKNYKTWVSYSYINTSNTFEDINNDESFPGNWNIEHTVKWSQFYRVNNFQFSLGWIWHTGKVFTNVSGVDESGEIVILEFDEINSNNLPEYHRLDFSAIYDFKIGYNSNINYRIGLSVLNLYNKRNLLNREFRTTNSLNNQFINSDILSLGITPNISFRVFW; this is translated from the coding sequence ATGATAAGACTTTTATGTGTATGCCTTTTGTTATGCAGCATATCTGTTTCTTCTCAAGAAGAAGCAAAAGTCATTACTATTAATAACAAACCACTACCCTCAGTAATTCCTATAATTGAAGAATTCTACAATCTTAAATTTTCTTATATCGACACCTTAATAGAGGATGAAAATATCTCTCTAATACTAAATTCTGAAGATTCTCTAGACAATTTAATTAAACAACTACAACAACAAACGAAATTAAAGTTTAAAATCACCGGAAAAAACTTTGTTACTATCAGTGCTTTGGATAAAAGAGATCGTATCACTGTTTGTGGATATATTTTAGATGAAGAGCAAAAACCACTTAAGGATATAGGAATCTTTTTCAAAGCTAATCGTACTAATGTAACTACAGATAATAAAGGTTATTTTGAAAGTAGTCAAGTACCATACAATTCTGTTATTTTAATTAGTGCTCCGGGGTTTCGTCAAAGAATTTTGAATTCTAAATCATTTTTAACTGACGAGTGTATTAAAATAAACCTTACCAATGCACATGAAGAAATTCTTGATGAAGTTTTTATTCAGGAATATTTAGCCAAAGGAATTACCCAAAATAAAGAAGTAATCCATATTGACTTAAATAACGTAGAAGTCCTCCCCGGCCGTACAGAACCAGACATTTTACAAACAATACAACTCACTCCAGGTGTTAACAACCCTTTTGAGACTGCTTCCGGATTATTTGTAAGAGGAAGTTCTCCTAACCAAAATCTAGTATTATGGAATGGCATAAAGACCTATCACCAAGGACATCTATTTGGTATGCTATCTGCGTTTAATCCATATGTAGCTAAAGAGGTTAATTTTTCTAAAAGCGGTGTTAGTGCTCAATATGGAGATCGAATTGCAGGAGTGATTGATATTAAATCAGAAAATCAAATTGCAGAACGGTTTTCAGGTGGTGCCGGTTTTAATATGATCAATGCAGATATCGTAGCGCATATTCCTGTCTTACAAGATAAAATATCAATTCAGGTATCAGGAAGAAGATCATACACCGATGTTTTAAAAACATTTACCTACAAACAGCTCTCTGATCGTGTTTTTCAGAATACTAAAATTGCCGAGACTGATCCCCTTAATGATGAAGATAATGATTTTTTCTACTTAGATTATAATGCAAACCTAATTCTACAACCATCAGATAGTGATAAAATAGAAATTAATACCATTTATAGTAAAAATGACTTAGATTTTAGAAGAAGTGACACTACCGAATCTTTTAATGATGAGCTTACTACAGAGAATGAAGGATATAATTTTAAATGGAGTCACGTATACAGTAATAATTTCAACACCAAAGTAAGTGGATATTACACCAAATACCTTCTAAATTATCAATTTATCACAAGAAACTTGGGAGCCATAACAGAAATTGAAAGTAAAAAAAACAGTATTGGAGATTTTGGTGCCGAACTTGGATTGAATTACAAAATATCAAAATACCAAAGTATCTCTGGCGGTTATCAATTATCAAACAATACAATCAAATATGCTTTTGTAACAGCCACCCCCGGTTATCAACTTATTTTGGATGAAGATGATAGTTTTTTAAATACTCATGCAGCATATGCAGAATACACTTTAGATAATCCAAAAAGCTTTTATGTATCTGTCGGATTACGATTTAATTTTTACGCAGAACTTGACAAAACCTATATAGAGCCCCGGATTTTTGCTCAAAAATATATTACTAAAAACTGGGAAGTTAACACTAGCTTAGAATACAGAAGTCAAGCTACTAGTCAGATACAAGAATCCGTGGTCAGTGATTTATCGCTAGAAAACAAAGTCTGGACATTAGCTAATAATGATCAATTCCCAGTAATTAGTAGTTATCAATTTACTTTAGGAAGCAGTTTTAGAAAAAACAAATGGTATTTGGACATTGACGGCTATTACAAACAAATCGAAGATATCACTACGCTAACTTCTGGTTTTATTAACCCAATTGATAACACCTATCATATAGGAGAGAGTAGAGTTTTTGGAGTTGATTTTTTTCTAAAAAAAAGATTCAAAAATTATAAAACATGGGTAAGCTACTCATATATCAATACCAGTAATACATTTGAAGACATTAATAATGATGAATCTTTTCCTGGAAATTGGAACATTGAACATACCGTAAAATGGTCTCAATTCTATAGAGTTAATAATTTCCAATTCTCTTTAGGTTGGATTTGGCATACAGGAAAAGTCTTTACCAATGTATCAGGAGTAGATGAAAGTGGTGAAATTGTAATCTTAGAATTTGATGAGATTAATAGTAATAATCTTCCCGAATATCACAGGCTGGATTTCTCTGCTATTTACGATTTTAAAATAGGATATAATTCCAATATCAATTATCGCATTGGACTTTCTGTTTTAAATTTATATAATAAAAGGAATTTACTAAACAGAGAGTTTAGGACGACCAATTCTCTGAACAATCAGTTTATCAATTCTGATATACTGTCACTAGGAATCACTCCAAATATTAGCTTCAGGGTCTTTTGGTAG